TCAGGACCAGTACCACGCCGAGGAACATCTTGCGGACGAAGCCGGTGCCATGCTTCAGCGCCATCCGCGAACCCAGCACCGATCCCGCGAGATTGCACACGGCCATCACGGCAGCGAGCTTCCACATCAGCTCGACATTGCCGGCAAAGAAGGCGATCGCGGCGAGGTTGGTCGCGACATTCAGGATCTTTGCCGAGACCGAGGCACGCAGGAAATCCATGCCGAGCAAGCGGATGAACAGGAAGATCAGGAAGCTCCCGGTCCCCGGCCCGAAGAAGCCGTCGTAGAAGCCGATCACGCCGCCGATGGCGATCGCCAGCGCCACCGAGCGCCGGCCATGCTCCGGCTCGGTGGACACCGCGCCCAGCTCCTTGCGCATGAAGGTGTAGATGGCCACCAGGATCAGCAGCATAAGGATCAGCGGGCGCAAGATCGACGGATCGAGATAGGCGACCGCCTTGGCCCCGTACCACGACCCCACCAGGGCCGCCACGGCGCCCGGCCCCGCCACTGCCCACGGGATCGCAACCCGCCGGCTGTACTGGAAGGCTGCGGTGCCGGTGCCGACAATGCTCGCCAGCTTGTTGGTGCCGAACAGCGTGGCCGGCGCGGTTCCGGGGAACGCGGCGAACAGAGCCGGAAGCTGGATCAGTCCGCCGCCGCCGACGATCGAGTCCACGAAGCCGGCGAAAAGCGCCGCCAGGCCGAGCGCAAGAAAGATGAAGTCGATATCCATGAGAACTGTTTCACGTGGAACAAGCCGCTTGCCGGCTCGAAGTGCCGCGCATCGGAATCAGAGACGACCGCGAGAAGGGCCGGAACGCCGCCGTCTTCAGCCCGCATCGGGCGATCGTCCGCAATGAAGCGGACGGCTACTTTCCGATGCAGAACCGGGAAAAGATGACGCCGAGCAGCTCGTCGGCGGTGAACTCACCGGTGATCTCGCCCAGCCGTTCCTGCGCGAGGCGCAACTCCTCGGCGAACAGCTCCAGCGCGCCGAGCTGGCAACCCGCCTCGACCACGTGGGCCAAGGCCTGGCGCAGCGCGAGCAGATGCCGCTCGCGCGCGAGGATCACGTCCTCGCCATGCGCGTGCCAGCCGGCGATACGCAGCAGCTCGCGGCGCACCAGCTCGACCCCCTCCCCGCCGCGCGCGGACACCTGCAGCCGTACCCGGCCGCCGGCTTCGCTCCGCGCGGCCGCCAGGCCGACGAGATCGATCTTGTTGACGACCGTGATCCGCTCCACCGCAGGTGGCAGGCGGCGGTCGATGTCGTCATCGCCGCCCTCGCCCTGCGCTGCATCGACCAGGCGCAGGATCACGTCCGCACGCTCGATCTCGCGCCAGGTGCGCTCGATGCCGATGCGCTCGACGGTGTCCGCGGTGTCGCGCAGGCCGGCGGTGTCGATGATATGAAGCGGTATGCCTTCGATCTGGATGGTCTCGCGCAAGGCATCACGCGTCGTGCCGGCGATGTCGGTGACGATCGCCCGCTCCTCGCCGGCGAGCTGGTTCAGCAGGCTCGACTTGCCGACGTTGGGCTCCCCGACCAGCACGACGTTCAGGCCGCTGCGCAGCAAGGCACCCTGACGCGCACGGTCGAGCAGCTCCGCGAGCTGGCTGCGGATGCCTTCGAGTCGGGGCAGCGCGCGCGCACGCTCGAGGAAGTCGATCTCTTCCTCGGGGAAGTCCAGCGTCGCCTCGACCAGCATGCGCAGGTCGATCAAGGCATCGACGATGCGATGCACCTCTTCCGAGAAACGGCCGGATAGCGAGCGCACCGCCGAACGCGCGGCGGCGGCCGTGGAGGCTTCGATGAGGTCGGCGACGCTCTCGGCCTGCGCCAGGTCGAGCTTGCCGTTGAGGAAGGCGCGACGGGTGAATTCGCCCGGCTCGGCCAGGCGCGCACCGAGCTGCAGGCAGCGCTCGAGCAGCATCTGCATCACCACCGGGCCGCCATGGCCCTGCAGCTCGAGCACATCCTCGCCGGTGAAGGACGCCGGGGCGGAGAAGTAGAGGAGGATGCCTTCGTCGATGGCGCGCCCCTCGTCATCGAGGAAGCGCGTGAAGTGTGCGGTGCGCGGTTTCGGCACGCGCCCGCACAGGGCGAAGGCGAAGTCGCTCAGGCTGGCGCCCGAGACGCGGACGACACCGACGCCGCCGCGCCCCGGTGCCGTCGCAATCGCGGCGATCGTGTCAGGCGG
This genomic stretch from Thauera sp. GDN1 harbors:
- a CDS encoding TSUP family transporter, with the protein product MDIDFIFLALGLAALFAGFVDSIVGGGGLIQLPALFAAFPGTAPATLFGTNKLASIVGTGTAAFQYSRRVAIPWAVAGPGAVAALVGSWYGAKAVAYLDPSILRPLILMLLILVAIYTFMRKELGAVSTEPEHGRRSVALAIAIGGVIGFYDGFFGPGTGSFLIFLFIRLLGMDFLRASVSAKILNVATNLAAIAFFAGNVELMWKLAAVMAVCNLAGSVLGSRMALKHGTGFVRKMFLGVVLVLIARLAYDTFLR
- the mnmE gene encoding tRNA uridine-5-carboxymethylaminomethyl(34) synthesis GTPase MnmE produces the protein MQSRPASPPDTIAAIATAPGRGGVGVVRVSGASLSDFAFALCGRVPKPRTAHFTRFLDDEGRAIDEGILLYFSAPASFTGEDVLELQGHGGPVVMQMLLERCLQLGARLAEPGEFTRRAFLNGKLDLAQAESVADLIEASTAAAARSAVRSLSGRFSEEVHRIVDALIDLRMLVEATLDFPEEEIDFLERARALPRLEGIRSQLAELLDRARQGALLRSGLNVVLVGEPNVGKSSLLNQLAGEERAIVTDIAGTTRDALRETIQIEGIPLHIIDTAGLRDTADTVERIGIERTWREIERADVILRLVDAAQGEGGDDDIDRRLPPAVERITVVNKIDLVGLAAARSEAGGRVRLQVSARGGEGVELVRRELLRIAGWHAHGEDVILARERHLLALRQALAHVVEAGCQLGALELFAEELRLAQERLGEITGEFTADELLGVIFSRFCIGK